In Cucurbita pepo subsp. pepo cultivar mu-cu-16 chromosome LG04, ASM280686v2, whole genome shotgun sequence, the following are encoded in one genomic region:
- the LOC111793946 gene encoding uncharacterized GPI-anchored protein At4g28100-like — MSSIPRIFLLFSLGFSLFPSFFSLPHPDPLTIRPFQVNQSPPATIPAFPEQSDVQGCPLDLPDELFHGVKTACGPSKGGVSGELHRSRCCPVLAAWLYAAYSATALQRAGRPGAAAGHTTPSYDLPLLPDDSETCVSNLDQALNQRGIELMKPNETCDVVYCYCGIRLHPLSCPEAFSVNQNGILEGDRNVKRLERNCLSNGNVNGFPGLGGCSKCLKSLYQLNDKETLNSSKAENRTTKMHHKECQLMGLTWLLAKNRTAYIHTITSVLRAKMMSKDGSDPKSCTLNSDGMPLAVDSAEISGSSVSTPIQASLNLGLVWAGLLYNMIMWVSTR, encoded by the exons ATGTCTTCAATCCCACGAATCTTTTTGCTTTTCTCCCTCggtttctctctttttccctcgtttttctctcttccCCATCCAGACCCACTTACAATCCGTCCATTTCAGGTTAACCAGTCGCCGCCAGCCACTATTCCGGCCTTCCCTGAACAATCCGATGTTCAGGGCTGCCCGTTAGACCTCCCTGATGAGCTCTTCCATGGGGTTAAGACTGCTTGTGGTCCTTCTAAAGGGGGTGTCTCCGGGGAGCTCCATCGTAGCCGTTGCTGTCCGGTCTTGGCTGCTTGGCTCTACGCTGCTTACTCTGCTACCGCATTGCAGAGAGCTGGACGACCCGGCGCAGCTGCTGGCCACACAACGCCGTCGTATGACCTGCCGCTTCTACCGGATGACTCCGAAACTTGCGTCAGTAACTTGGATCAAGCGTTGAATCAAAGGGGAATCGAGCTAATGAAACCTAATGAGACTTGTGATGTGGTTTATTGCTATTGCGGCATAAGATTACACCCTTTGAGCTGCCCTGAAGCGTTTTCAGTGAACCAGAATGGGATTCTTGAAGGAGATAGAAATGTGAAGAGATTGGAGAGAAATTGCTTGAGCAATGGTAATGTCAATGGATTTCCAGGCCTTGGTGGCTGTTCAAAATGCTTGAAAAGCCTTTATCAG CTCAACGACAAAGAAACTTTGAATTCAAGCAAGGCAGAGAACAGGACCACCAAGATGCACCACAAGGAGTGTCAGCTGATGGGTCTAACATGGCTTCTTGCCAAGAACCGAACGGCGTATATCCACACCATTACGTCGGTGCTTCGCGCTAAAATGATGAGCAAAGACGGGTCGGATCCTAAATCGTGTACTCTCAACAGCGACGGAATGCCTCTGGCTGTCGATTCAGCCGAGATCTCAGGCAGTTCTGTGTCAACTCCAATTCAGGCATCACTGAATCTCGGCC
- the LOC111793154 gene encoding pentatricopeptide repeat-containing protein At4g02750-like → MQARGNCRFSLLRGSSYRLIQTESIIKELQACSNPSPSKKTLTQKRESKNTNPAITDSDIVKWNRKITAYMRSGQCESALGVFNGMPRRSTVTYNAMISGYLSNNKFDRARQVFEKMPHRDLISWNVMLSGYVKNGNLSAARTLFRQMPEKDVVSWNAMLSGYAQNGYVEEARKLFDEMSDKNEISWNGLLAAYIQNGRIEEARRLFDSKMDWEIVSWNCLMGGYVRKKRLDDARILFDRMPVRDNISWNIMITGYAQNGLLSEAGRLFEELPIKDVFAWTAMVSGYVQNGMLDEAKRIFEEMPEKNVVSWNAMIAGYVQNQQIDKARELFDQMPSRNISSWNTMVTGYAQSGNIDQARILFDEMPQRDCISWAAMIAGYAQSSQSEEALQLFIMMKRNGERLNRSALTCALSSCAEIAAFELGKQLHGRLIKAGFQTGYYVGNALLAMYSKCGSIEEALDIFEDITDKDIVSWNTLIVGYARHGFGKEALAVFESMKMTIKPDEVTLVGVLSACSHTGLVDKGMEYFNSMHQNYGITANSKHYTCMIDLLGRAGRLDEALNLMKNMPFSPDAATWGALLGASRIYGNTELGEKAAEIIFKMEPDNSGMYVLLSNLYAASGRWSEVREMRMKMRDKGVKKVPGYSWVEVQSKIHIFSVGDCSHPETDRIYAYLEELDLELKKDGYVSSTKLVLHDVEEEEKENMLKYHCEKLAVAFGILSIPPGRPIRVIKNLRVCEDCHNAIKHISKIAKRRIILRDSNRFHHFSEGTCSCGDYW, encoded by the exons ATGCAAGCGCGCGGGAATTGTCGTTTCAGCCTGCTTCGCGGCAGCTCTTACCGATTGATTCAAACTGAATCCATCATCAAGGAGCTTCAAGCCTGTTCAAATCCTTCTCCTTCGAAGAAAACATTGACCCAAAAACGCGAATCCAAAAACACCAACCCCGCAATTACCGACTCCGATATAGTAAAATGGAACAGGAAAATCACCGCCTACATGCGCAGTGGTCAATGCGAGTCCGCTTTAGGCGTTTTCAATGGCATGCCCCGTCGGAGTACTGTCACCTACAACGCAATGATATCGGGTTATTTGAGTAACAACAAGTTCGATCGTGCACGGCAGGTGTTTGAGAAAATGCCCCACAGAGATTTGATATCTTGGAATGTGATGCTTAGTGGGTATGTGAAGAATGGTAATCTTAGTGCGGCTCGGACTTTGTTTCGTCAGATGCCTGAGAAGGATGTTGTTTCTTGGAATGCTATGTTGTCTGGGTATGCTCAGAATGGGTATGTGGAGGAGGCTAGGAAATTATTTGATGAAATGTCGGATAAGAATGAGATTTCATGGAATGGGTTGCTGGCGGCGTATATTCAGAATGGGAGGATTGAGGAAGCTAGAAGGTTGTTTGATTCCAAAATGGATTGGGAGATTGTTTCTTGGAATTGTTTGATGGGTGGGTATGTGAGGAAAAAGAGGCTTGATGATGCGAGGATTCTTTTTGACCGTATGCCAGTTAGAGATAATATATCTTGGAACATAATGATTACAGGTTATGCTCAGAATGGGCTGCTGTCAGAAGCTGGGAGATTATTTGAAGAGCTACCAATTAAAGATGTGTTTGCTTGGACGGCCATGGTATCTGGTTATGTGCAGAACGGAATGTTGGATGAAGCAAAGAgaatttttgaagaaatgcCTGAAAAGAATGTAGTTTCATGGAATGCGATGATTGCAGGGTATGTGCAGAACCAGCAAATAGACAAGGCAAGGGAATTGTTTGATCAAATGCCTTCACGGAACATTAGTTCTTGGAATACTATGGTAACTGGGTATGCTCAGAGTGGCAATATTGATCAAGCCAGGATTCTGTTTGATGAGATGCCTCAACGTGACTGTATATCATGGGCAGCTATGATCGCCGGCTATGCCCAAAGCAGCCAGAGTGAAGAGGCCTTGCAGCTCTTTATtatgatgaaaagaaatggagaaaggTTAAATAGATCTGCGTTGACATGTGCATTGAGCTCGTGTGCAGAGATTGCGGCTTTCGAGTTAGGGAAACAGCTTCATGGACGGCTAATTAAGGCAGGATTCCAAACTGGGTATTATGTGGGAAATGCTCTTTTAGCCATGTATAGCAAATGTGGAAGTATAGAAGAGGCACTTGATATTTTCGAAGATATAACAGATAAGGATATTGTTTCCTGGAACACACTGATTGTAGGTTATGCTAGGCATGGATTTGGTAAAGAGGCTTTAGCTGTTTTTGAGTCAATGAAGATGACAATCAAGCCTGATGAAGTCACGCTG GTTGGTGTATTGTCTGCTTGCAGCCATACTGGCTTAGTAGATAAAGGCatggaatattttaattcaatgcATCAGAACTATGGTATAACAGCAAATTCAAAACACTACACGTGCATGATCGATCTACTTGGTCGTGCGGGTCGGCTGGATGAGGCTCTGAATTTAATGAAGAACATGCCCTTCAGCCCAGATGCAGCAACTTGGGGTGCTTTACTCGGTGCAAGCCGAATTTATGGCAACACAGAATTAGGGGAGAAGGCTGCTGAGATAATTTTTAAGATGGAGCCTGATAATTCAGGAATGTATGTTCTTCTCTCAAATTTATATGCAGCTTCAGGGAGATGGAGTGAGGTTAGGGAGATGCGAATGAAAATGAGAGACAAAGGAGTGAAGAAAGTGCCTGGATATAGTTGGGTTGAAGTACAAAGCAAGATTCATATATTCAGTGTTGGAGATTGTTCACACCCGGAAACAGATAGGATATATGCTTATTTGGAAGAATTGGATctagaattgaagaaagacgGGTATGTTTCTTCTACTAAATTGGTGTTACATGAtgtggaagaggaggagaaggaaaacATGCTCAAGTATCATTGTGAAAAATTAGCTGTTGCATTTGGTATTCTGTCTATACCACCTGGGAGACCAATCCGAGTGATTAAAAACTTGCGGGTTTGTGAAGATTGTCACAATGCCATTAAACACATATCCAAGATTGCTAAAAGACGGATAATCTTGAGGGATTCTAATCGCTTTCACCACTTCAGTGAAGGTACATGTTCTTGTGGAGATTATTGGTGA
- the LOC111793155 gene encoding mitogen-activated protein kinase 9-like has translation MGSGTLVDGVRRWFQRRITSSSSSSSSSSSSSSNLGRNSDSDSNLNYPYNNKLDYVDNGENGNQLLSSDLRAQSTILPPKRKRLRKQPHPGGEGILERLSEEEDDDVDDLDYSALKLIKVPKRTNHFRAPPPPPPPPPPLPAIMDSHKKGGLETEFFTEYGEASRYQVQEIIGKGSYGVVGSAIDTHTDEKVAIKKINDVFEHVSDATRILREIKLLRLLRHPDIVEIKHIMLPPSRREFRDIYVVFELMESDLHQVIKANDDLTPEHHQFFLYQLLRGLKYIHTANVFHRDLKPKNILANADCKLKICDFGLARVSFNDAPSAIFWTDYVATRWYRAPELCGSFFSKYTPAIDIWSIGCIFAEMLTGKPLFPGKNVVHQLDLMTDVLGTPSAESIARIRNEKARRYLSNMRRKQPVPLTQKFPNADPLALCLLQRLLAFDPKDRPTAEEALADPYFHGLANVDREPSTQPISKLEFEFERRKLTKDDVRELIYREILEYHPQMLQEYLRSGEQTSFMYPSGVDRFKRQFAHLEEHYGKGERSSPLQRQHASLPRERVCAPKDEAAQHEDLEGRNGVYVASTLQSPPRSQQGDGSENANSNEQNGQSKPNYSARSLLKSASISASKCIGVKPKKELEEEPITEVNDEAVDGLSQKVSALHT, from the exons aTGGGGAGTGGAACTCTCGTAGATGGTGTTCGTCGCTGGTTTCAACGTCGCATtacttcctcttcctcttcctcctcctcctcctcttcctcttcttctaaTTTAGGACGTAattctgattctgattctaATCTCAATTACCCATATAATAATAAGCTCGATTATGTGGATAATGGCGAAAATGGAAACCAATTGTTGAGTAGCGATTTACGCGCCCAATCGACCATTCTTCCCCCCAAACGCAAACGTTTACGGAAGCAACCCCATCCCGGAGGAGAAGGCATTCTTGAGCGATTATCTGAGGAGGAGGACGATGATGTCGACGACCTTGATTACTCTGCCTTGAAGCTCATCAAAGTTCCTAAGCGGACCAATCATTTCAgagctcctcctcctcctcctcctcctcctcctcctcttcccgCTATAATGGATTCCCACAAGAAG GGTGGATTGGAAACAGAATTTTTCACAGAGTATGGAGAAGCCAGCAGATATCAGGTTCAAGAAATAATTGGTAAAGGAAGCTACGGGGTTGTCGGTTCTGCCATTGATACACATACTGATGAGAAGGTCGCAatcaagaaaattaatgaTGTTTTTGAGCACGTTTCTGATGCCACAAGAATATTAAGAGAAATTAAACTCCTACGGCTGCTTCGACATCCAGATATAGTAGAAATAAAGCACATTATGCTTCCTCCTTCACGGAGAGAATTCAGAGatatttatgttgtttttgaATTGATGGAATCTGACCTCCACCAAGTCATCAAGGCCAACGATGATCTCACTCCTGAGCACCATCAATTTTTCTTGTACCAGCTTCTTCGTGGTCtgaaatatatacatacaG CAAATGTATTTCATCGTGATTTAAAGCCCAAAAACATCTTAGCTAATGCCGACTGCAAACTGAAAATATGTGATTTTGGACTCGCTCGTGTGTCGTTTAATGATGCTCCATCTGCTATTTTCTGGACT GACTATGTTGCGACCCGGTGGTATCGTGCTCCTGAACTTTGTGGCTCTTTTTTCTCGAAA TACACTCCTGCAATTGATATTTGGAGCATTGGATGCATATTTGCGGAAATGCTCACTGGAAAGCCACTGTTTCCTGGGAAAAATGTGGTGCACCAATTGGATCTGATGACTGATGTGCTTGGCACGCCTTCGGCTGAGTCCATTGCTAGG ATTCGAAATGAAAAGGCAAGAAGATACCTTAGTAACATGAGGAGAAAGCAGCCTGTTCCTCTCACACAAAAGTTCCCCAATGCCGATCCCTTGGCTCTCTGCTTGCTTCAACGCCTGCTTGCATTTGATCCCAAAGACCGTCCTACAGCTGAAGAG GCATTAGCGGATCCTTACTTTCATGGTTTGGCGAACGTGGATCGCGAACCATCAACTCAACCGATTTcaaaacttgaatttgaatttgagagAAGAAAGTTGACAAAAGATGATGTTAGAGAATTAATCTATCGAGAG ATCTTGGAGTATCATCCTCAGATGCTGCAAGAATATCTCCGCAGTGGAGAACAAACTAGTTTCATGTACCCAAG TGGTGTCGATCGTTTCAAACGCCAGTTTGCACATCTGGAGGAACATTATGGTAAGGGTGAAAGAAGTTCTCCACTTCAAAGACAGCATGCTTCATTGCCCAG GGAAAGGGTTTGTGCACCCAAAGATGAGGCTGCACAGCACGAGGATTTAGAAGGAAGAAATGGTGTATATGTTGCTTCAACTCTTCAGAGTCCCCCAAGGTCGCAGCAAGGTGATGGTTCGGAAAATGCAAACAGTAACGAACAAAATGGACAAAGCAAGCCAAATTACAGTGCTCGTAGCTTGTTGAAGAGTGCCAGCATCAGTGCCTCTAAATGTATAGGTGTCAAACCAAAAAAGGAACTAGAG GAGGAACCGATTACGGAGGTTAACGACGAGGCAGTTGATGGGTTGTCTCAGAAGGTTTCGGCCTTGCATACTTGA
- the LOC111793901 gene encoding AT-hook motif nuclear-localized protein 16-like, which yields MAGSDQDMAVHQPEKCANNAHHQQRPCFDPSSLLSPKAVPPISVAAETDHALRRPRGRPAGSKNKPKPPIIVTRDSANALRAHAIEVSSGCDVNESLSSFARRKQRGVCILSGSGCVVNVTLRQAASSGAIVTLHGRFEIVSLLGSILPPPAPLGITGLTIYLAGAQGQVVGGVVVGALIASGPVVIMAATFMNATFDRLPSDDDEVTAAMHSQHYGQNGRSHHHLDVSDLYGTPQNLITNSTLPPELYS from the exons ATGGCTGGAAGTGATCAAGATATGGCTGTCCACCAACCTGAAAAATGTGCCAATAATGCCCATCACCAACAAAGACCTTGCTTTGatccttcttctcttctttctcccaAGGCTGTGCCGCCCATCTCGGTGGCTGCGGAGACCGATCATGCTCTCCGTCGACCTCGCGGGCGGCCAGCCGGGTCCAAGAACAAGCCCAAACCCCCCATTATTGTTACCCGAGATAGCGCTAATGCTCTCCGGGCTCATGCCATTGAGGTTAGCTCTGGTTGTGATGTCAATGAGAGTCTCTCTAGCTTCGCTCGAAGGAAGCAGCGTGGCGTTTGTATTCTTAGTGGAAGTGGTTGTGTTGTTAATGTCACACTTCGTCAAGCTGCTTCCTCGGGCGCCATTGTCACTCTCCATGGCcg CTTCGAGATCGTTTCATTATTGGGATCGATCTTGCCACCGCCAGCACCGTTGGGGATCACCGGTCTGACAATTTACTTGGCCGGCGCACAAGGGCAGGTGGTCGGTGGGGTCGTGGTGGGCGCGCTCATTGCCTCCGGCCCCGTTGTGATCATGGCAGCGACGTTCATGAACGCGACATTTGACCGTCTGCCATCGGACGACGACGAAGTGACAGCCGCCATGCATAGTCAACACTACGGCCAAAATGGGCGGAGCCACCACCACCTTGATGTTTCTGATCTGTATGGAACGCCACAGAACTTGATCACCAACAGCACTCTTCCGCCGGAATTATACTCTTGA